A part of Vulcanisaeta moutnovskia 768-28 genomic DNA contains:
- the thsB gene encoding thermosome subunit beta → MSSGTQAYLAQIGGVPVLVLKEGTQRAFGKEAMRINIMVAKAVAEVMKSTLGPKGMDKMLIDSLGDITITNDGATILNEMDVQHPIGKLLVEIAKTQDDEVGDGTTTAVILAGALLEEAEKLLDKNIHPTVVVSGFKKALDVATEHLRKIAVPVKRDDISMLKKVAATSMHGKISETVKDYFAELAVKAMLQVAEERNGKWIADLDNVQIVKKYGGALEDTQLVYGIVVDKEVVHAAMPKRIVNAKIALLDAPLEVEKPEIDAEIRINDPNQIRAFLEEEENILKSYVDKFKALGVNAVFTTKGIDDMAQYYLAKAGILAVRRVKRSDIEKLVRATGGRLVTNIEDMTEADLGFAGLIEERRVGDEKMVFVEQCKNPKAVSILIRGGFERLVDEAERNLTDALSVVSDVIEEPYVLPGGGAPEMEVAKVVRQFAAKVGGREQYAVEAFANAVEVIPKTLAENAGLDAVDVLTELRHIHESKEDGWKFGINAFSGKVTDMWTLDVIEPLTVKLQALKAAVEATTMVLRIDEIIAASKMEGGKKEQKEEGAGEGPSSPSFE, encoded by the coding sequence ATGAGTAGCGGTACACAGGCATATCTGGCACAGATCGGTGGAGTACCAGTTCTCGTATTAAAGGAGGGCACGCAGAGAGCCTTTGGCAAGGAGGCAATGAGGATAAATATAATGGTCGCCAAGGCCGTAGCCGAGGTAATGAAGTCAACACTTGGCCCTAAGGGTATGGATAAAATGCTCATTGATAGTCTTGGTGACATAACAATTACGAATGATGGAGCAACAATACTTAATGAAATGGATGTTCAGCACCCAATTGGTAAGTTGCTAGTTGAGATTGCTAAGACCCAGGATGATGAGGTTGGTGATGGAACGACAACAGCAGTAATACTGGCGGGGGCATTACTTGAGGAAGCAGAGAAATTGCTGGATAAGAACATACACCCGACTGTTGTGGTTTCAGGATTTAAGAAGGCGCTTGATGTAGCTACGGAGCACCTAAGGAAGATTGCAGTACCCGTGAAGAGAGATGATATATCAATGCTTAAGAAGGTAGCGGCTACATCAATGCATGGAAAGATAAGCGAGACCGTCAAGGACTACTTCGCAGAGTTAGCCGTTAAGGCTATGCTACAGGTTGCTGAGGAGAGAAATGGAAAGTGGATTGCGGACTTAGATAATGTCCAAATTGTTAAGAAGTATGGAGGCGCTCTTGAAGATACACAGTTAGTGTATGGTATAGTGGTTGATAAGGAGGTTGTTCATGCAGCCATGCCCAAGAGGATTGTTAATGCCAAGATTGCCCTACTAGATGCACCACTTGAGGTTGAGAAGCCTGAGATTGATGCTGAGATTAGGATCAATGACCCTAATCAAATAAGGGCGTTCCTCGAGGAGGAGGAGAACATTCTGAAGTCCTATGTTGACAAGTTTAAGGCCCTTGGAGTAAATGCTGTCTTCACAACGAAGGGCATTGACGACATGGCCCAGTACTACCTTGCTAAGGCAGGTATTCTAGCAGTTAGGAGGGTTAAGAGAAGCGATATCGAGAAGCTCGTTAGGGCAACTGGCGGTAGATTAGTGACTAATATTGAGGATATGACCGAGGCGGACCTAGGCTTTGCAGGTCTCATCGAGGAGAGAAGAGTTGGAGATGAGAAGATGGTGTTCGTTGAGCAGTGCAAGAATCCGAAGGCCGTTAGTATACTGATTAGGGGTGGATTTGAGAGGCTTGTTGATGAGGCTGAGAGGAACCTCACAGATGCGCTTAGTGTGGTTTCTGATGTTATTGAGGAGCCATACGTATTACCCGGTGGTGGAGCGCCTGAGATGGAGGTTGCTAAGGTTGTTAGGCAGTTCGCGGCCAAGGTTGGCGGTAGGGAGCAGTACGCAGTGGAGGCCTTTGCAAATGCCGTTGAGGTAATACCAAAGACACTTGCCGAGAATGCCGGCCTTGATGCAGTTGATGTTTTGACTGAGCTTAGGCACATACATGAGAGTAAGGAGGATGGATGGAAGTTCGGTATTAATGCATTTTCAGGAAAGGTTACAGACATGTGGACTCTCGATGTTATAGAACCATTAACTGTTAAGTTGCAGGCGCTTAAGGCTGCAGTTGAAGCTACAACAATGGTCCTAAGAATTGATGAAATAATTGCTGCAAGCAAGATGGAGGGAGGAAAGAAGGAGCAGAAGGAGGAAGGAGCTGGCGAGGGCCCATCAAGCCCCTCATTTGAATAA
- a CDS encoding ATPase, T2SS/T4P/T4SS family, with protein MAIENKIDPDAIETLSTCESVDIKQLLDIVRKSNHRDFINRLLNLLIKNRDRSSIRIESFKEGSIIVMDGLSLVIDNNQSMNGIFTISSSEFIIKDGNCLFELHKINNEYLSYLIDLTRRIVPGNDYSLSSLLSSREKFLSMFINDELLRAALLLASFGLGDLAPIILNQDIEDIFMTQDSMYINHSKYGTCRVINIDTQAIVRQFLKMANISGVKVSVDNPSGKFSITLGNKKLRISVDRWPLVEGISVHVRLHKKPFTINELINEGSINIIEAGKLTIALRNGYSVLIMGPPSSGKTTLLNALDMVLPLNVRRIYIDETDESLELPTPSVKVKSIIGKTEEVLKSLHRGYGILIIGELREREHFEALIHGINAGLQVLATTHADSIESLTNRLRVFSLIDLIDLNKFVLIIMEKIGTMRRVKAVIFPPSFDPDKQEINAIINGIMKLNHDIDNYVNYSIQLNNTLNNIGDYNESQ; from the coding sequence ATGGCCATAGAAAATAAAATCGATCCAGACGCTATTGAAACACTAAGTACCTGTGAATCAGTGGATATAAAGCAGCTTCTCGATATTGTACGTAAATCAAATCATCGTGACTTCATTAACAGGCTTCTTAATTTATTGATTAAAAATCGTGATAGGTCTTCCATAAGAATAGAATCATTTAAAGAAGGCTCCATAATAGTCATGGATGGTCTCTCATTGGTAATCGATAATAATCAATCAATGAATGGTATATTCACAATATCATCATCTGAATTTATAATTAAGGACGGTAATTGCCTATTTGAGCTTCATAAAATTAATAATGAATATTTGAGCTATTTAATTGATTTAACAAGAAGGATTGTTCCTGGTAATGATTATTCATTATCCTCATTATTATCATCCAGAGAAAAATTCCTATCAATGTTTATTAATGATGAGTTACTTAGGGCAGCATTATTACTTGCTAGCTTTGGTTTAGGCGATTTAGCGCCCATAATTCTAAATCAGGATATTGAGGATATTTTCATGACTCAGGATTCCATGTACATTAATCATAGTAAGTATGGTACTTGTAGGGTTATAAATATTGATACGCAGGCTATTGTAAGGCAATTTCTTAAGATGGCCAATATCAGTGGTGTTAAGGTTTCCGTAGATAATCCCAGTGGGAAATTTTCAATTACACTTGGGAATAAAAAGCTCAGGATATCCGTAGATAGATGGCCTCTGGTCGAGGGTATATCCGTACATGTAAGACTTCATAAGAAACCATTTACAATTAATGAATTAATTAATGAAGGTTCAATAAACATTATAGAAGCTGGAAAATTAACTATAGCGCTACGCAATGGCTATAGTGTTTTAATAATGGGTCCTCCATCAAGTGGTAAAACTACGCTATTAAATGCACTGGATATGGTGCTACCTCTGAACGTAAGGAGAATATACATTGATGAGACCGACGAATCCCTGGAATTACCAACACCCAGCGTTAAGGTTAAGTCAATAATCGGTAAGACCGAGGAAGTCCTAAAATCATTGCATAGAGGTTATGGTATATTAATAATTGGCGAGTTAAGGGAGAGGGAGCACTTTGAGGCATTGATTCATGGAATTAATGCAGGACTCCAGGTATTAGCCACAACACATGCAGATAGTATTGAATCTTTAACAAATAGGCTAAGAGTATTTTCGTTAATCGATCTCATAGATTTAAACAAGTTCGTGCTAATAATCATGGAGAAGATAGGTACAATGCGTAGAGTTAAAGCCGTTATTTTCCCTCCATCCTTTGATCCTGATAAGCAAGAAATTAATGCCATTATTAATGGGATTATGAAACTTAATCATGATATTGATAATTACGTTAATTATTCCATTCAATTAAACAATACCCTAAACAACATCGGTGATTATAATGAGTCTCAATGA
- a CDS encoding TFIIB-type zinc ribbon-containing protein — protein sequence MKCPYCGSSRIIERDGEYICIDCGTVLGSVYVYDTYMQSSPLLDGEEIDLTPIWKSVEKNVRKRDETRLGVYRRLKVINDIFRTRRESYSIYRAYDCILFIARAFGISNEYVEEAKHVFRKILNKEGSSSTTYYQAAVAAVLYVVLSHNLPISTKQVINLCRLRGHKLTFESIRDSLINIKVRYNLRDRVLSHIKSGLTRLFNDSWVTIYPEAEKYLDSLRKSVIQSRSPPILAAAIIYCVSKRLGYKLRVEDIAKAVQVSPYTLRDYARKLCRN from the coding sequence ATGAAATGTCCTTATTGTGGAAGTTCAAGAATAATTGAGAGAGATGGAGAATACATATGCATAGACTGTGGTACTGTTCTTGGTTCTGTATACGTTTACGATACGTATATGCAATCATCACCATTACTAGATGGCGAGGAAATAGACTTAACACCAATATGGAAATCAGTAGAGAAAAACGTTAGAAAGAGAGATGAAACAAGGTTAGGTGTCTATAGAAGATTGAAGGTAATAAATGACATTTTCAGGACAAGGCGTGAGAGTTACTCGATTTATAGAGCTTATGATTGTATATTATTCATAGCGAGGGCTTTTGGTATTAGCAATGAATACGTCGAGGAGGCTAAGCACGTATTTAGAAAGATATTGAATAAAGAGGGCTCGTCATCGACAACCTATTACCAAGCAGCAGTCGCTGCTGTTTTATACGTAGTACTTTCACATAATTTACCAATAAGTACTAAACAGGTTATAAACCTATGTAGATTAAGAGGGCATAAGCTTACCTTTGAATCAATAAGGGATTCCCTGATCAACATTAAGGTTAGGTATAATTTAAGAGATAGGGTCTTATCGCATATTAAATCAGGACTAACTAGATTATTTAATGACTCATGGGTTACCATATACCCTGAAGCCGAGAAGTACCTCGACTCATTAAGAAAGTCCGTGATACAATCAAGAAGTCCCCCAATCCTCGCAGCAGCCATTATATACTGCGTAAGCAAGAGACTTGGTTATAAGTTAAGGGTGGAGGACATAGCTAAGGCCGTTCAAGTAAGTCCGTATACTCTGAGAGATTATGCACGTAAACTATGCCGTAATTAA
- a CDS encoding Lsm family RNA-binding protein — MSLLADAARRFNAELLNMVNKEVRITTSTGTTYQGMLVGIDSSLNIMLVDAVNNKNERFSRVLVMSHAIVDIVLVQEFVDLREFAKYIDKYFPGMVKYVEEANIVQVGNVKVTTAGVEGSGPLAKRVKELFDEFMSKRKS; from the coding sequence ATGTCATTACTTGCTGACGCAGCCAGGAGGTTTAATGCAGAATTGCTTAACATGGTTAATAAGGAGGTCAGGATAACCACAAGCACGGGCACTACGTATCAAGGAATGCTCGTGGGTATAGACAGTTCATTAAACATAATGCTCGTGGATGCCGTTAACAACAAGAACGAGAGGTTCTCCCGAGTCTTAGTAATGAGTCATGCTATTGTCGATATAGTGCTTGTTCAGGAATTCGTGGATCTCAGGGAATTCGCTAAGTACATTGATAAGTACTTCCCTGGCATGGTTAAGTATGTTGAAGAGGCCAACATAGTTCAGGTAGGCAATGTGAAGGTGACCACCGCAGGTGTTGAGGGTTCTGGACCTCTGGCGAAGCGTGTTAAGGAGTTGTTTGATGAATTTATGTCAAAGCGAAAGTCCTAA
- the tgtA gene encoding tRNA guanosine(15) transglycosylase TgtA → MSFEILDKDLAGRIGKLRTRSGIIETPALFPVINPIKQVVTLNEISNIGFNQVITNAYLLRRHYGDLVKEVSIHKLLNWDKPIMTDSGAYQLLMYGKVDVSPEEILKYEIEIGTDIGVILDIPTQWGRPRNIVLLEVEETLRRARAALVKARMWDPDHKMLIVGPVQGGDKLGILSYSAEKIGELGFDIYAIGSPTTLLEEYDFSMIMRMIATVKARLPPGKPVHLFGAGHPLILPFAVAMGVDFFDSASYVLYARDDRIILRDRTVRLNEIKVDRIPCNCPVCRKYSVKELMSMNKAERERLLAIHNLYVLWEEIQEIKARIKEGTLWEYLEEKAGGDARVKSALLALRKGLRALLKVIPDESGRVRALHITSVESLYRPEIVRHVERLLNNYEPPQGCIVLVLPGELLDRPYIRDSIVYWLIDQLSTNNLLSKVHVVINNPVLGPIPYEISEIYPLSQHEYPEPIPGYLRLFSYHLLRKYLVKLRERGFTDIMVIMKENYGKIINELMNIGFKEVTILEAKSRQELYALIPWVIREIGNI, encoded by the coding sequence ATGTCCTTTGAGATATTAGACAAGGATTTAGCTGGAAGGATTGGTAAATTAAGGACTAGGTCAGGTATTATTGAGACTCCTGCATTATTTCCTGTTATAAATCCCATAAAACAGGTAGTGACATTAAATGAAATAAGCAATATTGGTTTTAACCAGGTAATAACCAATGCTTACCTACTTAGGAGGCACTATGGTGACTTAGTTAAGGAAGTTAGTATACATAAATTACTCAATTGGGATAAACCAATTATGACTGATTCAGGTGCCTATCAATTATTGATGTATGGTAAGGTTGACGTATCGCCTGAGGAGATTCTTAAATACGAGATTGAAATAGGTACCGACATAGGCGTAATACTCGACATACCAACTCAATGGGGTAGGCCTAGGAATATTGTATTACTCGAGGTTGAGGAGACCCTAAGGAGGGCTAGGGCAGCGCTTGTAAAGGCCAGAATGTGGGATCCTGATCATAAGATGTTAATTGTCGGCCCAGTACAGGGGGGTGATAAACTAGGTATACTTAGTTATTCGGCAGAGAAAATTGGTGAATTAGGTTTTGATATCTATGCCATAGGAAGTCCAACAACGTTGCTTGAGGAGTATGATTTCTCAATGATAATGAGGATGATAGCCACAGTAAAGGCTAGGTTACCACCAGGTAAGCCCGTTCATCTTTTTGGGGCTGGGCATCCATTAATACTACCCTTTGCCGTAGCCATGGGCGTTGACTTCTTCGATTCTGCCAGTTATGTTCTCTATGCTCGTGATGATAGGATAATCCTTAGGGACAGGACTGTGAGACTTAATGAGATTAAGGTTGATAGAATACCCTGCAACTGCCCCGTGTGTAGGAAGTACAGTGTTAAGGAGTTGATGAGTATGAATAAGGCTGAGCGTGAGAGGTTGTTAGCAATTCACAACCTATACGTGCTTTGGGAGGAGATTCAGGAGATTAAGGCTAGGATTAAGGAGGGAACCCTTTGGGAGTATCTCGAGGAAAAAGCCGGCGGTGATGCCAGGGTTAAGTCAGCATTACTGGCCTTAAGGAAGGGATTAAGGGCTTTGCTAAAGGTAATCCCGGATGAGTCAGGGCGTGTGAGGGCACTGCACATAACATCCGTGGAATCCCTGTACAGGCCTGAAATTGTTAGGCACGTTGAGAGACTTCTCAATAATTATGAGCCACCCCAGGGATGCATAGTCTTAGTATTACCAGGTGAGCTCCTTGATAGACCATACATAAGGGATTCAATAGTTTACTGGCTAATAGACCAATTATCAACCAACAACCTACTTAGTAAGGTTCATGTGGTGATAAATAACCCGGTCCTAGGGCCAATACCATATGAAATAAGCGAGATATACCCATTATCGCAGCATGAGTATCCTGAACCAATCCCAGGTTATTTACGATTATTCTCGTATCATTTATTACGTAAATACTTAGTTAAATTACGTGAGAGGGGCTTTACTGATATAATGGTAATTATGAAAGAGAATTATGGGAAGATAATTAATGAATTAATGAACATAGGTTTCAAGGAAGTAACAATACTCGAGGCTAAGTCAAGGCAGGAACTATATGCATTAATACCCTGGGTCATTAGAGAAATAGGAAATATTTAA
- a CDS encoding proteasome assembly chaperone family protein: MSNVKINIMEPVLRPVYFLTGFAGLGMVGYLVVQHLSNALNCRRIGFIKMPREPPLSAYIISANMLSTPGEIYYCPETEFTISIIHWDGDFMTKYAHDVVGAIARWVYVNGFKEAILFGGLDNRLRGEDLDQLRIAVTTEYRNKHSLGRVKLMELNYAIVGPLALLMNEFERLSMPAISILPYAEPFRADPNAAIVAIQFLKELTGIEVDVSKLRELAEMIDKELKELQESIKRREGAPYII, from the coding sequence GTGAGCAATGTAAAAATTAATATTATGGAACCGGTGTTAAGGCCTGTGTATTTTTTAACGGGATTCGCTGGCCTTGGTATGGTTGGTTACTTAGTTGTACAGCACCTTTCTAATGCATTGAATTGCCGTAGAATCGGGTTCATAAAGATGCCCAGGGAACCACCGTTAAGCGCCTACATCATTAGTGCAAACATGCTCTCTACACCCGGAGAGATTTATTATTGCCCGGAAACCGAGTTCACGATATCTATTATTCATTGGGATGGTGATTTCATGACGAAGTATGCCCATGACGTCGTTGGGGCTATTGCCCGTTGGGTTTACGTTAATGGATTTAAGGAGGCCATACTCTTTGGAGGACTTGACAATAGATTAAGGGGTGAAGACCTGGATCAATTGAGAATTGCCGTAACCACTGAGTATAGAAATAAGCATTCTTTGGGTAGGGTTAAGCTTATGGAATTGAACTACGCAATAGTTGGACCCTTGGCATTACTAATGAATGAATTCGAAAGGTTAAGTATGCCTGCCATTTCTATATTACCATATGCTGAGCCGTTCCGTGCCGACCCCAATGCGGCTATAGTTGCTATTCAGTTTCTAAAGGAATTAACAGGCATTGAGGTTGACGTCAGCAAACTAAGGGAGCTGGCTGAAATGATCGATAAGGAGCTTAAGGAATTGCAGGAAAGCATCAAAAGAAGGGAGGGAGCACCATATATTATATAA